One window of the Triticum dicoccoides isolate Atlit2015 ecotype Zavitan chromosome 3B, WEW_v2.0, whole genome shotgun sequence genome contains the following:
- the LOC119277448 gene encoding uncharacterized protein LOC119277448: MGNTVAEEDIEDIPNSDANPPILTEYHITVPTLHDGLMQGEHQHERRLLDFLKATPSVQWLKDINVCAPLGKFQLPSIGVHRYLHVHFIRTVDWSSLLAICKNHLKHPLNIALLIWLLCVAAAGAMLGLLLLGLLNKAFPSRALRHHWIEIDNQILNALFTLMSIYQHPILVHHLVLLCRWQPEDAAEVRKVYCKNGARRPNERAHMSFVVALLHITCISQYMECSLYWGYPSRSRSEFAENFFFILGVAAPVVAGAHMVYSPLGRDDDVAAASCEEAKQLHSAGAEESTEETTAVGNPMWAGELLDCGEDPAACYLSFLCTFCVFGWNMERLGLGNMYMHTAMFLLLCVAPLWVFNVTALSIHDYALSDAFGGAGVVLCFLGLLYGGFWRIQMRKRLGLPRSRWCCGSSSLTDYAQWLLCWPCALAQEVRTANLYGLRDDGGLYGKLVDGGDPERGPDVPVCVGMHEGIDAAVHLAVDGEMIPPVQPVVESGRQRQAGDEEIVANGSSVQLQS, encoded by the coding sequence ATGGGTAACACTGTTGCCGAGGAAGACATAGAAGACATACCAAATTCAGATGCAAATCCACCAATTTTGACTGAATATCACATCACAGTCCCTACCCTTCACGACGGACTAATGCAAGGGGAACACCAACACGAGAGAAGGCTTCTGGATTTCCTGAAAGCAACGCCTTCAGTGCAATGGCTGAAGGACATCAACGTCTGCGCGCCACTGGGAAAATTTCAGCTGCCATCGATCGGCGTCCACCGCTACCTCCATGTCCACTTCATCAGAACTGTCGACTGGAGCTCACTGCTCGCCATCTGCAAGAACCACCTCAAGCATCCCCTCAACATCGCCCTACTCATCTGGCTGCtctgcgtcgccgccgccggcgccaTGCTTGGGCTGCTCCTGTTGGGGCTGCTGAACAAGGCATTCCCTTCCAGGGCACTGAGGCACCACTGGATAGAGATCGACAACCAGATCCTCAACGCGCTCTTCACGCTCATGAGCATCTACCAGCACCCCATCCTCGTCCACCACCTCGTTCTCCTCTGCCGGTGGCAGCCGGAGGACGCCGCCGAGGTAAGAAAGGTGTACTGCAAGAATGGCGCCCGCCGTCCCAACGAGCGAGCGCACATGTCCTtcgtggtggccctcctccacattACATGCATTTCGCAGTACATGGAGTGCAGCCTCTACTGGGGCTACCCAAGCAGGTCACGCTCCGAGTTCGCCGagaacttcttcttcatcctcgGCGTCGCCGCGCCGGTCGTCGCCGGCGCTCATATGGTGTACAGCCCTCTAGGCAGAGACGACGACGTCGCTGCCGCCTCCTGCGAAGAGGCCAAGCAGCTCCACTCAGCCGGAGCCGAAGAATCGACGGAAGAAACGACGGCTGTCGGCAACCCGATGTGGGCGGGGGAGCTGCTGGACTGCGGCGAGGACCCGGCGGCGTGCTACCTGTCGTTCCTGTGCACGTTCTGCGTGTTCGGCTGGAACATGGAGCGGCTCGGGCTGGGCAACATGTACATGCACACCGCCATGTTCCTGCTGCTGTGCGTCGCGCCCTTGTGGGTGTTCAACGTCACGGCGCTCAGCATCCACGACTACGCCCTCAGCGACGCCTTCGGCGGCGCCGGGGTGGTGCTCTGCTTCCTCGGCCTCCTGTACGGCGGTTTCTGGAGGATCCAGATGAGGAAGCGGCTCGGGCTGCCCCGGAGCAGGTGGTGCTGCGGCTCGTCGTCGCTGACGGACTACGCGCAGTGGCTGCTCTGCTGGCCGTGCGCGCTCGCGCAGGAGGTGCGCACGGCGAACCTGTACGGCCTGAGGGACGACGGCGGTCTCTACGGGAAGCTGGTGGACGGCGGTGACCCGGAGCGAGGGCCGGACGTGCCGGTCTGCGTTGGGATGCACGAGGGGATCGATGCTGCCGTCCATCTCGCGGTGGACGGCGAGATGATCCCGCCCGTCCAGCCGGTGGTAGAGTCTGGACGGCAGAGGCAAGCCGGCGACGAAGAAATTGTTGCAAATGGCAGTAGCGTCCAGCTCCAAAGTTGA
- the LOC119277449 gene encoding heavy metal-associated isoprenylated plant protein 45, translating to MAVVELKVGMHCDRCIKSIKKAIKTIDDMESYQLEKETNKVTVTGNITPEEVVKALQKIGKTVTYWGE from the exons ATGGCT GTGGTGGAGCTCAAGGTCGGGATGCACTGCGACAGGTGCATCAAGTCGATCAAGAAGGCGATCAAGACGATCGATG ACATGGAGAGCTACCAGCTCGAGAAAGAAACGAACAAGGTGACCGTGACGGGGAACATCACCCCGGAGGAAGTGGTGAAGGCTCTGCAGAAGATCGGGAAGACGGTAACTTACTGGGGCGAGTGA
- the LOC119277450 gene encoding WRKY transcription factor WRKY24-like, protein MTTSSSGSVETSANSRPGSFSFGSASFTEMLGGSAAAGGASGYKALTPPSLPLSPSLMSPSSFFNMPAGMNLADFLDSPVLLTSSIFPSPTTGAFGSQFNWRPEAPMPSAAEQGGKEEQRQPYSDFSFQTAPANSEEAARATTTTTSLQPPVAVASQGEEAYTGQQQQAWGYGQQQEGMNASAANPASFSAPALQATSSEMAPAGAYRQTHSQRRSSDDGYNWRKYGQKQVKGSENPRSYYKCTFPNCPTKKKVETSLEGQITEIVYKGTHNHAKPLNTRRGSGGGAAAAQVLQSGGDASENSFGAMVTTPENSSASFGDDENGVSSPRSGNVGRNDNDDDEPDSKRRRDGGDGEGINMAGNRTVREPRVVVQTMSDIDILDDGYRWRKYGQKVVKGNPNPRSYYKCTTVGCPVRKHVERASHDLRAVITTYEGKHNHDVPAARGSAALYRPAPRAADSTASTGHYLNPQPSAMAYQASAAPAVTGTQQYAPRPDGFGGQNQGSFGFNGNFGFSGPGFDNPTASYMSQHQQQQRQNDAMHASSAKEEPREEDMFFQNSQY, encoded by the exons ATGACTACCTCGTCGTCAGGGAGCGTAGAGACGTCGGCCAATTCGAGGCCCGGCTCCTTCTCCTTCGGGAGCGCGAGCTTCACTGAAATGCTGGGCGGCTCCGCCGCGGCCGGCGGCGCGTCCGGGTACAAAGCCCTGACCCCGCCTTCCCTGCCGCTCTCGCCTTCGCTCATGTCGCCGTCGTCCTTCTTCAACATGCCCGCGGGCATGAACCTGGCCGACTTCCTCGACTCCCCGGTGCTCCTCACCTCCAGT ATCTTCCCGTCACCCACGACGGGCGCGTTCGGGTCGCAGTTCAACTGGCGGCCGGAGGCGCCGATGCCGAGCGCCGCCGAGCAGGGCGGCAAGGAGGAGCAGAGGCAGCCCTACTCCGACTTCTCGTTCCAGACGGCGCCGGCGAACAGCGAGGAGGCCGCGcgtgcgacgacgacgacgactagtTTGCAGCCACCGGTTGCCGTGGCGTCACAG GGGGAGGAAGCGTACACAGGCCAGCAGCAGCAGGCATGGGGGTACGGCCAGCAACAAGAAGGCATGAACGCGAGTGCCGCCAACCCGGCGAGCTTCAGCGCGCCGGCGCTCCAGGCGACCTCGTCGGAGATGGCGCCTGCGGGCGCGTACCGGCAGACGCACTCGCAGAGGCGGTCGTCGGACGACGGGTACAACTGGCGCAAGTACGGGCAGAAGCAGGTGAAGGGGAGCGAGAACCCCCGCAGCTACTACAAGTGCACCTTCCCCAACTGCCCCACCAAGAAGAAGGTGGAGACGTCGCTGGAGGGCCAGATCACCGAGATCGTGTACAAGGGCACCCACAACCACGCCAAGCCGCTCAACACGcgcaggggctccggcggcggcgcggcggcggctcaGGTGCTGCAGAGCGGCGGCGACGCGTCCGAGAATTCCTTCGGCGCGATGGTCACCACGCCCGAGAACTCGTCGGCGTCCTTCGGGGACGACGAGAACGGTGTAAGCTCGCCGCGCTCTGGCAACGTCGGCCGTAACGACAACGACGATGATGAGCCGGATTCCAAGAG gaggagagacggtggtgacGGCGAGGGAATCAACATGGCCGGCAACCGGACGGTGCGAGAGCCGAGGGTGGTCGTCCAGACCATGAGCGACATCGACATCCTCGACGACGGCTACCGGTGGAGGAAGTACGGGCAGAAGGTGGTGAAGGGCAACCCGAACCCGCGGAGCTACTACAAGTGCACCACGGTGGGGTGCCCCGTGCGGAAGCACGTGGAGCGCGCGTCCCACGACCTGCGCGCCGTGATCACCACGTACGAGGGCAAGCACAACCACGACGTGCCCGCCGCCAGGGGGAGCGCCGCGCTCTACCGCCCCGCGCCCCGGGCGGCGGACAGCACCGCGAGCACCGGCCACTACCTGAACCCGCAGCCGTCCGCCATGGCGTACCAAGCCAGCGCCGCCCCCGCCGTGACCGGGACACAGCAGTACGCGCCGAGGCCCGACGGGTTCGGCGGCCAGAACCAGGGCTCGTTCGGCTTCAACGGCAACTTCGGCTTCTCCGGGCCCGGGTTCGACAACCCGACGGCGTCGTACATGAgccagcaccagcagcagcagagGCAGAACGACGCGATGCACGCGTCGAGCGCCAAGGAGGAGCCGAGGGAGGAGGACATGTTCTTCCAGAACTCCCAGTACTGA